The Candida albicans SC5314 chromosome 5, complete sequence genome includes a region encoding these proteins:
- the RPN5 gene encoding proteasome regulatory particle lid subunit (Putative COP9 signalosome component; macrophage/pseudohyphal-repressed), whose translation MSREDPIKAEKDFSATLDEQFPLIEKISDYKQALDKYLVLEKQTRQSSDLASSKRVLNKIVTALVDNNDWEYLNDLITILSKKHGQLKSSIQAFIKDVIDNLDKLDENNKQQLELKMKLIETIRTVTDKKIFVEVERAIVSRQLAKIYLNKLNDLDKAVEILCDLQVETYSLMPFSDKIEYILEQIQLTLQKGDYGQAKILSRKILLKSLKNFAKADEFKATYLKYLIDINVFDYDYISIVKNLLLLIEIPLIKESAEYKEYLVSVIYYIILSTYDPHQNDLINKIKSNPIFTKNVDANIVKLLDVFTTNELIHWSNIESLYKTSFANSKIFADEKNYKNLQKRIIEHNLRVINKFYQSIRLDRLAQLLQLSVDEAESYVSELVNQGMIVAKINRPQGLVKFDKTKHIEGSDPRTSDNHINAVLNDWCYDIEKLLEEVDAIGHLINKEEMMYGIKQKS comes from the coding sequence ATGTCAAGAGAAGATCCAATTAAGGCTGAAAAAGACTTTTCTGCTACTTTAGATGAACAATTCCCATTGATTGAAAAGATCTCTGACTACAAGCAAGCATTAGATAAGTATCTTGTCTTGGAGAAACAAACTCGTCAGTCTTCCGATTTGGCTTCATCAAAAAGAGTTCTCAACAAGATTGTTACTGCATTGGTTGATAATAACGATTGGGAGTATTTGAATGACTTGATAACTATCTTGTCAAAGAAACATGGTCAGTTAAAGTCGTCAATTCAAGCATTTATCAAAGATGtgattgataatttggATAAATTGGATGAAAACAACAAGCAACAATTAGagttgaagatgaaattgattgaaactATTAGAACTGTCACAGACAAAAAGatttttgttgaagttgAGAGAGCCATTGTTTCAAGGCAGTTGGccaaaatttatttaaacaaattgaatgatttggATAAGGCAGTGGAAATCTTGTGTGATCTACAAGTAGAAACGTATTCGTTAATGCCATTCAGTGACAAGATTGAGTATATCTTAGAACAAATTCAGTTGACTTTACAAAAGGGGGACTATGGCCAAGCCAAGATTTTGAGTCGAaagattttattaaaatcgTTGAAGAACTTTGCCAAAGCTGATGAGTTTAAGGCTACTTATTTGAAGTACTTGATTGATATTAACGTAtttgattatgattatatttcaattgtcAAGAActtgttattgttgattgagATTCCATTGATCAAGGAATCGGCAGAGTACAAGGAGTATTTGGTGCTGGTTATTTACTACATCATTTTGTCAACCTACGATCCTCACCAGAACGAtttaatcaacaaaatcaaatcaaaccCCATTTTCACCAAGAATGTTGATGCTAATATTGTCAAGTTGTTAGATGTTTTCACCACAAACGAGTTGATTCACTGGTCAAACATCGAGTCGTTGTACAAGACGTCATTTGccaattccaaaatattTGCTGATGAAAAGAACTATAAAAACTTGCAAAAGAGAATTATTGAGCATAATCTCCGTGTGATCAACAAGTTTTATCAATCTATTAGGTTAGATAGATTAGCGCAATTGTTGCAACTATCAGTGGATGAAGCTGAACTGTATGTTAGCGAATTGGTAAACCAAGGAATGATTGTTGCCAAGATTAATCGACCACAAGGACTTGTGAAATTTGACAAAACCAAACATATTGAGGGGAGTGATCCTCGTACGAGTGATAACCATATCAACGCAGTGTTGAATGACTGGTGTTATGATATTGAGAAATTGTTAGAAGAGGTTGACGCTATAGGCcatttgataaacaaagaagagATGATGTACGGAATCAAACAGAAAAGTTAA
- the APM1 gene encoding Apm1p (Ortholog of S. cerevisiae/S. pombe Apm1; a clathrin-associated protein complex (AP-1) subunit; phosphorylated protein; Tn mutation affects filamentous growth; Spider biofilm repressed), with amino-acid sequence MASQIHFLDIKGKPLLSRDYKGDISSTTIEKFPLLLLELENTVDDGEYKPFINHEGINYIFINHNNLYICALTRKNENIMTIIIFLSKLVEVMTQYFKSLEEESIKDNFVIIYELLDEMMDFGVPQTTDTKILKEYITQDYYSLIKSTPTHLVAPPNALTNSVSWRKEGIFYKKNEAFLDVIESINMLITANGQVLNSEILGEIKIKSHLSGMPDLRLGLNDKGIFTGNNDATTDSGKNIEMEDIKFHQCVRLSKFENEKLITFIPPDGEFTLMSYRLSSSQFLMKPLILVNCKTKVHKHSRIEIVCTVKAQIKKKSTANNVEVVIPIPEDADTPKFSPEYGSVKWIPEKSCLIWKLKTFPGGKQFSMRAELGLPAVTDPESIMSKKPIKVNFSIPYFTTSGIQVRYLRINEPKLQYQSYPWVRYITQSGDDYIVRTK; translated from the coding sequence ATGGCATCACAGATACATTTTTTAGACATCAAGGGCAAACCTTTATTGTCAAGAGACTATAAGGGAGATATTTCTTCTACtacaattgaaaagttCCCGCTTTTGCtattggaattggaaaacaCTGTTGATGACGGTGAATACAAACCGTTTATCAACCATGAAGGCATAAACTACATTTTCATCAACCACAATAACTTGTACATTTGTGCATTGACACGGAAGAACGAGAATATTATGACGatcattatatttttatcaaagTTGGTTGAAGTCATGACCCAGTACTTTAAATCGTTGGAGGAAGAGAGTATTAAAGacaattttgttattatttatgAGTTGTTAGACGAGATGATGGATTTCGGGGTTCCACAAACAACAGACACAAAGATCCTTAAGGAATATATTACCCAAGACTATTATTCTTTGATCAAGAGCACACCCACGCACTTGGTTGCTCCGCCTAATGCTTTGACCAATTCTGTCAGTTGGAGAAAAGAAGGTATATTTTACAAGAAGAACGAAGCATTTTTGGATGTGATTGAGTCGATCAACATGTTGATTACTGCCAATGGCCAAGTGTTGAATAGTGAGATTTTGGGGGAAATCAAGATCAAATCGCATTTGAGCGGTATGCCAGATTTGAGGTTAGGGTTAAACGATAAAGGTATATTTACTGGCAACAACGATGCCACCACCGACAGTGGCAAAAACATTGAAATGGAAGATATAAAATTCCATCAATGTGTTCGATTGTCGAAGTTTGAGAATGAAAAGTTGATCACATTTATTCCACCTGATGGCGAATTCACATTGATGTCGTATAGATTGTCGTCGTCGCAGTTTCTTATGAAACCGTTGATATTGGTCAATTGCAAGACCAAAGTGCATAAACACTCGCGTATTGAGATTGTGTGTACAGTCAAGGcacaaatcaaaaagaagtCTACAGCCAATAATGTTGAAGTGGTCATACCTATTCCAGAAGATGCCGACACCCCTAAATTTTCGCCAGAGTACGGTTCTGTGAAATGGATCCCGGAAAAGTCGTGCCTTATATGGAAGTTGAAAACGTTCCCTGGTGGCAAACAGTTCTCGATGAGAGCCGAGTTGGGCTTACCAGCAGTCACCGACCCTGAATCCATCATGAGCAAGAAACCTATAAAAGTAAACTTTTCCATACCATACTTTACTACCAGTGGAATCCAAGTTCGATACTTGAGAATCAACGAGCCTAAATTACAATACCAATCGTACCCATGGGTGAGATACATTACACAATCAGGGGATGACTATATAGTTAGAACTAAGTAA
- the PGA4 gene encoding 1,3-beta-glucanosyltransferase (GPI-anchored cell surface protein; beta-1,3-glucanosyltransferase with similarity to the A. fumigatus GEL family; transcript induced in RHE model of oral candidiasis; fluconazol-induced) — protein MLFRSLVTYLSLVSSVLSIASIKVEGNAFWDSESGDRFYIRGVDYQPGGSSELEDPLADTNVCERDVKYFQELGINTIRVYSIDNTKNHTECMDTLAKAGIYVILDVNTPHSSITRSDAACSYNTDYLQEVFASIVEFAQFDNTLGFFAGNEVINDGPSLEAAPYVKAVVRDMKTFIKNRGFRTIPVGYSAASVDEYRLPSGLYFNCGDDDMARIDMYGINDYSWCGDASMTTSQYSQQMKDFANYTVPLFFSEFGCNAKRPRPFSEIEAIYSTEMSSVFSGGLVYEYSEEASNYGLVELKGDSVTTNDDFDNLKSQFEKTKNPSGDGGYLKSTGGNKCPPKSNIWNVTEEIPDTPKGALKYLKGLAEPTGHGFDAYVQGNCNAKGNNVDDTGNYTSSITASSRASPSQTSQVSSSSATSANSTSSKKNDAAVEGAGFLSVIALAAGIALL, from the coding sequence ATGTTGTTTAGATCTTTAGTAACTTACTTATCCTTGGTTTCCTCCGTCTTGTCTATTGCTTCCATCAAAGTTGAAGGTAATGCGTTTTGGGACAGCGAAAGTGGTGACAGATTCTATATTAGAGGGGTCGACTACCAACCAGGTGGGTCATCCGAGTTGGAAGACCCTTTAGCTGATACCAACGTTTGTGAAAGAGACGTCAAGTACTTCCAAGAGTTGGGTATCAACACCATTAGAGTCTACTCGATTGACAACACCAAAAACCACACCGAGTGTATGGATACCTTAGCCAAAGCCGGTATTTACGTGATACTCGATGTCAATACCCCGCACTCTTCAATCACTAGAAGTGACGCTGCTTGTTCTTACAACACTGACTATTTGCAAGAAGTATTTGCttctattgttgaatttgctCAATTCGATAACACTTTGGGGTTCTTTGCTGGTAATGAGGTTATCAACGATGGTCCATCTTTAGAAGCCGCTCCTTACGTCAAGGCCGTTGTTAGAGACATGAAGACTTTTATCAAGAATAGAGGTTTTAGAACCATCCCCGTTGGTTACTCCGCTGCCAGTGTCGACGAATACAGATTACCTTCTGGTCTCTATTTCAATTGTGGAGACGACGACATGGCCAGAATCGACATGTACGGTATTAATGACTATTCCTGGTGTGGTGACGCCAGTATGACTACTTCCCAGTACTCTCAACAAATGAAGGATTTTGCAAACTATACCGTGCCATTATTCTTTTCTGAGTTTGGGTGTAATGCCAAACGTCCAAGACCATTTTCTGAAATTGAGGCAATTTACTCTACGGAGATGTCGTCTGTGTTTTCTGGTGGGTTGGTATACGAATACTCCGAAGAAGCTTCTAACTATGGTTTGGTCGAATTAAAAGGCGACAGCGTCACCACCAACGACGACTTtgacaatttgaaatctcAATTCGAAAAAACCAAGAACCCATCTGGCGACGGTGGATACTTAAAGTCTACTGGTGGTAACAAGTGTCctccaaaatcaaacatcTGGAATGTCACCGAAGAGATTCCAGACACCCCCAAAGGTGCTTTGAAATACTTGAAAGGTCTCGCTGAGCCAACTGGTCATGGGTTCGATGCTTATGTGCAAGGCAACTGTAATGCCAAAGGTAACAACGTCGACGATACCGGTAACTACACGTCCTCCATTACTGCATCAAGTCGTGCCTCCCCAAGTCAAACCAGCCAAGTTTCCAGCTCATCTGCAACTTCTGCCAACTCTACTTCTTCGAAAAAGAACGACGCTGCCGTCGAAGGTGCCGGATTCTTGAGTGTCATTGCTTTAGCTGCTGGTATTGCCTTACTTTAG